One Vibrio gazogenes genomic region harbors:
- a CDS encoding sulfate ABC transporter permease yields MKHWILFISVWMVTLQIGAQQYEFNDAIRLSGFGTFSLSRSDSEVPVFTYRNIDDQWCADCDSTLGLQLDWVINDQFRSSVQVVKRPQDDYSAPELEWAYLAYTQGNSTLKLGRLRIPMFLLSEYYYVSAAYPWIRPPHDIYDSFAGVTHYNGVAYEWQYWPTEQLQLKISPYIAAAEENDYQFFGKPFTLDSDGAYGLTVDLLQDDHQLHLSYLSVDSDQKQNGNTVFHYDMDMLSVGFNYLYQGYNIALETLYDSGLFADWYIGISRDMGNWLPYVQYGQLRGHANQTYLLGVRYPLTPRVVINAEWEYIRSPQIPLSGHFTQVQTAPIENDSHIFTLALSFTF; encoded by the coding sequence ATGAAGCATTGGATACTATTTATCTCAGTCTGGATGGTCACACTCCAAATCGGTGCACAACAGTACGAATTTAATGACGCCATTCGTCTCAGCGGCTTCGGCACGTTCAGTCTCAGCCGTTCTGACAGCGAGGTCCCTGTTTTTACTTACCGGAATATCGATGATCAATGGTGTGCCGACTGTGACAGTACACTCGGCCTGCAACTCGACTGGGTCATCAATGATCAGTTTCGGAGTTCGGTTCAGGTCGTCAAACGGCCTCAAGACGATTATTCAGCCCCAGAACTAGAATGGGCTTATCTGGCTTATACGCAAGGCAATTCAACCCTGAAACTCGGCCGACTCAGAATCCCGATGTTCTTATTGTCGGAATATTATTATGTCTCGGCCGCCTATCCGTGGATTCGTCCGCCCCATGATATATACGACAGTTTTGCCGGGGTAACTCATTACAATGGGGTGGCATATGAGTGGCAATATTGGCCGACGGAGCAATTACAACTCAAAATCTCCCCTTATATTGCCGCAGCAGAAGAAAATGATTATCAATTTTTCGGCAAACCTTTCACGCTCGATAGTGACGGCGCTTATGGTTTGACTGTGGATCTGTTGCAGGACGATCATCAACTCCACCTGTCCTATTTGTCGGTGGACTCGGATCAGAAACAGAACGGGAACACGGTTTTTCATTATGACATGGATATGTTGTCAGTCGGATTCAACTATTTATATCAAGGCTACAATATTGCGCTGGAAACGCTGTATGACTCGGGGCTCTTCGCAGACTGGTACATCGGTATTTCCCGGGATATGGGCAATTGGCTCCCTTATGTGCAGTACGGGCAGTTGCGCGGCCATGCGAACCAAACTTATCTGCTTGGGGTACGTTATCCGCTCACGCCACGGGTAGTGATCAATGCGGAATGGGAATATATTCGCAGCCCGCAGATCCCCCTCAGTGGACATTTTACTCAGGTACAAACGGCACCGATTGAGAATGACAGCCATATTTTCACTCTGGCACTGTCATTCACATTTTAA
- a CDS encoding hybrid sensor histidine kinase/response regulator: protein MSVLKCLSIKNRLIVLCIVPVIIISWGAYQWFMQVENRMNGYANTIFRISILEKISTLSDQFYQLLDLRQTTGGVESDQLLRFQQATQSVAAALKQNQGGVLAYGDQPVIVSNLDELSKLTERLSDIQDDDLMAQSLWGFDLIYEMMVALQKPSGYLAPTHIYQMETTFGQLSWFLYWIERETWLMHEIQNKHRVDAFMRQEYFEIIARQQTYLEYFINFGASDAQLNQMTKFLSQQEFQQASVLRDKVLYDRIEPQLLNQYITSLERKQDALHQLVLGYAKTLSQNIETLVNHDKQFIYTAIVLVILTLSGLILLSISTSYRISTRLNRILHAMAQINEKSQANYVENIPVDGYDEFARFAIGMNDVMQTLTEQKIHLVRAKEEAVSANRAKSAFLANMSHEIRTPLNGIIGLTEMLRMHELTAPQKEVIADIEVSSQTLLILINDILDLSKIESGRLAISPHSFNIRELVYDAVNMLNSKAVAQFNELQVSLGPKLPTLVIADEFRLRQILMNLLSNAVKFTHEGKIRTEILFQEADSTLICRIKDTGIGIEEDKIEQIFEPFSQEDDSITRRYGGTGLGLPICKQLLTLMNGALTVESVKGKGSCFEVKLPLKLPAEQPKPEPFAFRALLISNSSVYSAQIHHECQRLGGELNRIESLDDIGQKLDRSLDTILYCPCLTRNASQEIKKLRQLFPSVRIVICQHHLFLNRALVSLADANITLPFLGGRMESALRETHPGLHQPTQAKSTVTDERLTKRILVVEDNLMNQKIASFFLDKADFEYTVVNNGQEALDVITQGGQYTAVLMDCMMPVMDGFTATRKIRHWEIENQRGHIPIIALTASVLDEDITKCYEAGMDAYLPKPYKAEQLLDMLNSFQVSSFR, encoded by the coding sequence ATGTCGGTACTCAAATGTTTATCGATAAAAAACCGACTGATTGTGCTATGTATTGTACCAGTCATCATTATCAGTTGGGGTGCGTATCAGTGGTTCATGCAGGTCGAGAATCGAATGAATGGATACGCGAATACGATATTTCGCATTTCAATTTTAGAGAAAATTTCTACACTGTCCGATCAATTTTATCAGTTGTTGGATCTCCGGCAGACAACCGGTGGGGTTGAATCTGATCAATTGTTACGGTTTCAGCAGGCAACGCAAAGCGTTGCCGCTGCGCTCAAGCAAAATCAAGGTGGTGTGCTGGCTTACGGCGATCAACCGGTGATTGTCTCCAACCTCGATGAACTGTCAAAACTGACAGAACGGCTGTCCGATATTCAGGATGATGATTTGATGGCTCAGTCATTGTGGGGATTTGATTTAATCTATGAAATGATGGTTGCTTTGCAGAAGCCATCGGGCTATTTAGCTCCCACGCATATTTACCAGATGGAAACAACGTTTGGTCAGTTAAGCTGGTTTCTATATTGGATTGAGCGAGAAACTTGGCTGATGCATGAGATCCAAAATAAGCATCGGGTCGATGCCTTTATGCGCCAAGAGTATTTTGAAATTATTGCGAGACAGCAGACTTATTTAGAATATTTTATTAATTTCGGTGCCAGCGATGCACAATTGAATCAGATGACCAAGTTTTTGTCTCAGCAGGAATTTCAACAGGCCAGCGTTTTGAGAGACAAGGTACTTTATGACCGGATTGAACCACAACTTCTCAATCAATATATTACCAGCCTTGAACGTAAGCAGGATGCATTGCATCAGCTTGTGCTCGGTTATGCCAAGACGTTATCACAAAATATCGAGACGCTGGTGAATCATGATAAACAGTTTATCTATACGGCGATTGTGCTGGTGATTCTGACGTTATCTGGTTTGATTTTGCTGAGTATTAGTACGTCATATCGTATTTCGACCCGATTGAACCGGATTTTACATGCGATGGCACAAATCAATGAAAAGTCACAGGCCAACTATGTGGAGAATATTCCCGTTGACGGGTATGACGAATTTGCCCGTTTTGCGATCGGCATGAACGATGTAATGCAAACATTAACTGAGCAGAAAATCCATCTGGTTAGAGCCAAAGAAGAGGCAGTTTCCGCCAATCGGGCAAAAAGTGCCTTTCTTGCCAATATGTCCCATGAAATTCGAACTCCGTTGAATGGGATCATCGGCTTAACGGAAATGCTCAGGATGCATGAGTTGACCGCCCCCCAAAAAGAGGTGATTGCAGATATTGAAGTGTCTTCGCAAACGTTGCTGATCCTCATCAATGATATTTTAGATCTGTCTAAAATTGAATCCGGTCGACTGGCGATTTCACCGCACTCGTTCAATATCAGAGAGCTCGTTTATGACGCAGTCAATATGCTGAATTCCAAGGCGGTTGCCCAATTTAACGAGTTGCAAGTCTCACTGGGTCCGAAATTACCGACCCTTGTGATTGCTGATGAATTTCGTCTCAGACAAATTTTAATGAATCTACTGTCCAATGCTGTGAAGTTTACCCATGAAGGCAAGATCAGAACAGAAATCCTGTTTCAGGAGGCTGATTCAACATTGATCTGTCGCATCAAAGATACCGGCATCGGCATTGAGGAAGACAAAATAGAGCAAATCTTTGAGCCGTTTAGTCAAGAGGATGACAGCATCACGCGACGTTATGGCGGTACCGGATTAGGGTTGCCGATCTGTAAGCAGTTACTCACGCTGATGAATGGTGCGTTAACGGTTGAGTCGGTTAAAGGCAAAGGAAGCTGTTTTGAGGTGAAACTCCCACTCAAGCTGCCAGCGGAGCAGCCGAAGCCTGAGCCGTTTGCATTTCGGGCATTGCTGATTTCGAACAGTTCGGTATACAGTGCGCAAATCCATCATGAGTGTCAACGGCTCGGTGGGGAATTGAACCGAATCGAGTCATTGGATGACATCGGCCAAAAGCTTGACCGTTCATTAGATACGATTTTGTATTGTCCATGTCTGACACGTAACGCTAGCCAAGAGATTAAGAAACTACGTCAGCTTTTTCCATCCGTAAGAATTGTCATTTGTCAGCATCATCTCTTCTTAAACCGGGCATTGGTGAGCCTGGCCGATGCAAATATTACTCTACCGTTCTTGGGAGGGCGCATGGAGTCGGCACTGCGTGAAACTCATCCGGGACTTCATCAACCCACTCAGGCAAAAAGCACGGTGACAGACGAGCGGCTCACAAAACGAATCTTAGTGGTGGAAGATAATCTGATGAATCAGAAGATTGCCAGCTTCTTTCTCGATAAAGCCGATTTTGAATATACCGTGGTCAACAATGGTCAGGAAGCATTGGATGTGATAACGCAGGGGGGGCAGTATACCGCGGTATTGATGGATTGCATGATGCCCGTGATGGATGGTTTTACTGCCACGCGCAAAATTCGCCACTGGGAAATTGAAAATCAACGTGGACACATCCCCATTATTGCACTGACGGCCAGTGTGCTCGATGAAGATATTACCAAATGTTATGAAGCAGGCATGGATGCATACCTGCCCAAACCTTATAAAGCGGAACAGCTGCTCGACATGCTTAACTCGTTTCAGGTGTCGTCATTCCGCTAA
- a CDS encoding dCMP deaminase family protein produces MMSKWVHRFYQMAELVSSWSKDPSTQVGAVITKQNRIVSVGFNGYPHGISDSVDIDDRDMKYLKTLHAEENAILFAKRDLDGCDIYVTHFPCPNCAAKIIQTGITTVYCPEQSQDFLSRWGDKIQVSQDMFDQANVGVYWIPLSELNNRTDSNTR; encoded by the coding sequence ATGATGTCAAAATGGGTTCACCGCTTCTATCAGATGGCCGAACTGGTCTCGTCCTGGAGTAAAGATCCTTCCACTCAGGTTGGTGCCGTAATTACCAAACAGAACCGCATCGTCTCCGTCGGATTCAATGGCTATCCGCATGGCATCTCCGATAGTGTCGATATCGATGATCGGGATATGAAATACCTGAAAACCCTGCACGCGGAAGAAAATGCAATCCTCTTCGCCAAACGTGACTTGGATGGCTGCGACATTTATGTCACGCACTTTCCCTGTCCCAATTGTGCCGCCAAAATTATCCAGACCGGAATCACTACCGTATACTGTCCTGAACAGAGCCAAGACTTTCTCTCCCGCTGGGGGGATAAAATTCAAGTCAGTCAGGATATGTTCGATCAAGCCAATGTCGGTGTCTACTGGATACCGCTCAGCGAGCTGAACAACCGCACGGATAGCAATACTCGTTAG
- a CDS encoding OsmC family protein, translating to MQAEVTWVDGLKFIGQSASGHSIVMDGSGGKTAPSPMEMVLMAAGSCSSVDVVDGLKSAGQRVTDCRAKLTTERRDTAPRLFTQIHIHFQVSGEALDPAIVSKVTTDSLEKYCSVCLMLGQGVEMRHSWEIIAADTDNC from the coding sequence ATGCAAGCTGAGGTTACTTGGGTTGATGGATTGAAATTTATAGGTCAGTCCGCGTCGGGTCATTCGATTGTTATGGATGGCAGCGGCGGTAAAACGGCGCCGAGTCCGATGGAAATGGTGCTGATGGCTGCCGGAAGCTGTAGCTCTGTCGATGTTGTCGACGGGCTGAAATCCGCAGGACAGCGAGTCACCGACTGCCGAGCGAAGTTAACCACGGAGCGTCGTGACACAGCGCCGCGTCTGTTTACTCAGATCCATATCCATTTTCAAGTTTCCGGTGAAGCATTGGATCCGGCGATTGTCAGCAAAGTGACCACAGATTCACTGGAAAAATATTGCTCCGTTTGTCTGATGCTCGGACAAGGCGTGGAAATGCGTCATAGCTGGGAAATCATCGCAGCGGATACTGACAATTGCTGA
- a CDS encoding AraC family transcriptional regulator encodes MRKNKSTWRLHPQFAVKQAPSDVFMNFEAFVSNTETRIHSHPWGQVQLISGGILEMEAEETRFLAPPHLAIWVPAGVVHRSYNRKPLDYCSLNIDQSLTPAFPQQTSLLKITPIVQAIIEDFRQRQVSVPQSEADQRLVDVLLDQLSAQETELHFLPSSTHKYLLSILAAVEDNPADDTSLKIWAERVHTTERTLARCCQSELGMSFTEWRMRVRYLHSMELLRRGCSVKEVAYTLGYRQASPFISMFKKYAGVTPEQYKHRFLALDE; translated from the coding sequence ATGAGAAAAAACAAATCGACTTGGCGGCTTCATCCTCAGTTTGCTGTGAAACAGGCACCTTCAGATGTTTTTATGAATTTCGAAGCGTTTGTTTCGAATACGGAAACACGCATTCACAGTCATCCTTGGGGGCAGGTGCAACTGATTTCCGGCGGCATTTTAGAAATGGAAGCCGAGGAAACTCGCTTTCTTGCACCCCCGCATTTGGCAATTTGGGTACCGGCTGGTGTTGTGCATCGTAGCTATAATCGCAAGCCGCTCGACTACTGTTCCCTCAATATCGATCAGTCCCTGACCCCGGCATTTCCGCAGCAGACCAGCTTACTGAAAATCACACCGATTGTGCAGGCGATTATTGAAGATTTTCGCCAGCGGCAAGTGAGCGTACCGCAGAGCGAGGCGGATCAGCGATTGGTTGATGTTTTGCTCGATCAACTGTCCGCTCAGGAGACCGAACTGCACTTTTTGCCTTCATCAACCCATAAATATCTCTTATCCATCTTGGCTGCGGTTGAAGACAATCCCGCCGATGATACCAGTTTAAAAATCTGGGCAGAGCGGGTACACACCACGGAACGGACACTGGCACGCTGTTGTCAGAGTGAACTAGGGATGAGTTTCACAGAGTGGCGGATGCGGGTTCGCTACCTGCATTCGATGGAGTTGCTGCGTCGTGGCTGCTCAGTCAAAGAGGTGGCATACACTCTGGGTTATCGTCAGGCCAGCCCGTTTATCAGTATGTTTAAAAAATATGCAGGTGTGACACCAGAACAGTATAAGCACCGTTTCCTCGCCCTTGATGAGTGA
- a CDS encoding DUF808 domain-containing protein, which yields MAGVSLLTLLDDIATLLDDIAVMSKVAAKKTAGVLGDDLALNAQQVSGVAAEREIPVVWAVAKGSLRNKVILVPIAWGLSQVAPWLIMPLLLLGGLYLCFEGAEKVIEKYSHSPHQDAEQAQQEEDESSLSLEAYEKCKVAGAIRTDFILSAEIIVIALGTVQGQSALDQILVMGFVAVLMTAGVYGLVAGIVKLDDLGFYLERRSHSRGIFHVIGQMLIHAAPRFMKLLTVVGTLAMFLVGGSIITHQVMLLHHGIESFVHWIPDISLMHSVGRLIGQSLIGFLAGLTLAVIWISGHRLFTRSS from the coding sequence ATGGCCGGAGTCAGCTTACTTACTCTTCTTGATGATATCGCGACCCTGCTCGACGATATTGCGGTGATGTCTAAAGTCGCTGCCAAAAAAACGGCTGGGGTGCTGGGGGACGATCTGGCGCTGAATGCGCAGCAGGTCTCCGGTGTGGCGGCTGAGCGTGAAATTCCCGTAGTGTGGGCCGTTGCGAAAGGCTCGCTGCGCAATAAAGTGATTCTCGTCCCGATTGCGTGGGGGTTAAGCCAAGTCGCTCCGTGGTTAATCATGCCATTGTTGTTGCTCGGTGGGTTATATCTCTGTTTTGAAGGGGCGGAGAAGGTGATTGAAAAATATAGTCACTCACCGCATCAGGATGCTGAACAAGCACAACAGGAAGAAGACGAGAGCTCGTTGTCTCTCGAAGCATATGAAAAGTGCAAAGTCGCCGGGGCGATCCGCACTGACTTTATTTTGTCAGCAGAGATCATTGTGATTGCGCTGGGGACGGTGCAGGGACAGTCAGCCCTTGATCAAATCTTAGTGATGGGGTTTGTCGCGGTATTGATGACGGCGGGTGTGTATGGCTTAGTTGCCGGGATTGTCAAACTTGATGATCTCGGATTCTATCTCGAACGACGTTCCCACAGCCGGGGCATTTTTCATGTGATAGGGCAGATGCTGATTCACGCCGCCCCACGGTTTATGAAACTTCTGACTGTGGTCGGTACGCTGGCGATGTTTCTGGTCGGTGGCAGTATTATTACCCATCAGGTGATGTTACTGCATCATGGTATTGAGTCATTCGTCCATTGGATACCGGATATCTCTCTGATGCATTCAGTCGGTCGTCTCATCGGGCAGAGTCTCATCGGTTTTCTCGCCGGATTAACCCTCGCGGTGATATGGATAAGCGGACATCGCCTTTTTACCCGCTCTTCGTAG
- a CDS encoding O-methyltransferase, which yields MERQKIMAKLERLGIENDQAQSDKSKKYLNITRDTGEFLSVLVKATGANQILEIGTSNGYSTIWLASALQDSGMVYTVEANLEKVREASVNFASANVSSKVTQLVGDISEVLTDVPEQMDFIFLDADRKTYVALAERLFQRLKPGGLLVCDNATSHQDELEAFTCWLSHQSNLSTSLVPVGKGELLVYKS from the coding sequence ATGGAACGACAAAAAATCATGGCAAAGCTAGAGCGACTTGGTATTGAGAATGACCAGGCTCAATCTGATAAATCAAAGAAATATCTCAATATCACGAGAGATACTGGTGAGTTTCTTTCTGTTCTCGTAAAGGCCACCGGTGCAAATCAAATCTTAGAGATCGGCACATCTAACGGATATTCAACCATTTGGCTGGCGTCTGCACTTCAAGACAGCGGCATGGTTTACACTGTTGAAGCGAACCTGGAAAAGGTCAGAGAAGCCAGCGTAAACTTTGCAAGCGCGAATGTCAGTTCAAAGGTGACTCAGCTGGTTGGTGACATCAGTGAAGTGCTAACCGATGTTCCTGAGCAGATGGATTTTATTTTCCTCGATGCAGACCGAAAAACCTATGTCGCATTAGCTGAACGGTTATTTCAGCGCCTCAAGCCCGGTGGTCTGCTTGTTTGTGACAATGCGACCTCTCATCAAGATGAGCTTGAAGCGTTCACATGCTGGTTAAGTCATCAAAGCAACCTAAGCACTTCATTAGTTCCCGTTGGTAAGGGTGAGTTGCTCGTTTACAAAAGCTAA
- a CDS encoding sigma-54 interaction domain-containing protein translates to MNIIEKNIIGQSASILNLKENIKSLSNYTATLLISGETGTGKELVARGLHYSGCLSRKPFIAINCSTFTDELFISELFGYKKGAFTDAKNDKEGLLSSANGGTIFLDEIDSLSLKSQASLLRVLQESEYRPIGSNDTLKVNVRFIVATNSNLEEKIKEGHFRQDLYFRIFILSISIPPLRERKSDIPLLVKHFIDKLNRQYLLNRTSVTADLMDYLTSQSWPGNIRELENCIHRHYLLSKNELIDIQSSDRELIDDTHPTITKPHLSLHETMTFTLPLMENNVDELLNFSDAKRAAIETFEAKFVSRILYICDGNVTQAAKLCGKERRAFGKMVKKYNIKNNEVNIL, encoded by the coding sequence GTGAACATCATTGAAAAAAACATCATTGGTCAATCGGCCAGTATTCTAAACCTGAAAGAAAACATTAAATCCCTATCTAACTATACAGCGACACTGTTAATTTCTGGAGAAACAGGGACCGGTAAGGAACTGGTTGCCAGAGGATTACACTACAGTGGATGCTTATCGAGGAAGCCATTTATCGCGATTAACTGTTCGACCTTTACAGATGAATTATTCATCAGCGAACTCTTTGGCTATAAAAAAGGCGCATTTACCGATGCCAAAAATGATAAAGAAGGGCTCCTATCATCAGCGAATGGCGGTACGATATTTCTCGATGAAATTGACAGTTTGTCTTTGAAATCTCAAGCTTCTCTGTTAAGAGTACTACAAGAGTCTGAATATAGACCTATCGGTTCGAACGATACTCTCAAGGTCAATGTACGCTTCATTGTCGCAACAAATTCAAACCTTGAGGAAAAGATAAAAGAGGGACACTTCCGTCAGGATCTGTACTTCAGAATATTTATTTTATCCATCTCAATTCCTCCACTGAGAGAGAGAAAGTCAGATATACCATTACTTGTTAAACACTTTATAGATAAGCTCAACCGCCAATATCTACTCAACAGAACATCTGTCACGGCAGATTTAATGGACTACCTCACCAGCCAGTCATGGCCTGGTAACATCAGAGAATTAGAAAATTGTATTCATCGGCATTATTTATTATCAAAAAATGAATTGATCGATATACAAAGTTCAGACAGAGAACTTATTGACGATACTCATCCAACGATCACAAAACCTCATCTCTCATTACATGAGACAATGACCTTCACATTACCATTGATGGAAAATAATGTTGATGAGCTTTTGAACTTTTCAGATGCGAAAAGGGCAGCTATAGAAACATTTGAAGCAAAATTTGTTTCTAGAATACTTTATATCTGTGATGGCAATGTTACGCAAGCCGCAAAACTCTGTGGAAAAGAGAGAAGAGCTTTTGGTAAAATGGTGAAAAAATATAACATTAAAAACAACGAGGTAAATATTTTATAA
- the tssC gene encoding type VI secretion system contractile sheath large subunit gives MESNQKKLSRIRKPRVHITYDVEIGDAIVQRELPLIVGVLSDLSGSPKEALPPLKERAFVEIDRDNFNDVMAGSGVRLAYKVDNLVNDEGEKLNLELFFNRIEDFEPINLVKQIVPTNAIYESRNRIRDMTAKLDGNDPLDAILTEILADEEKQTELTDLFAEGTDWRAVTPTDTVSRMLAEGRMALDEGQIPYSLELIGEFAQSILKNRATLTGRFASDLMTDKIAQIDSNLTNQINQVMHAPEFQALEATWRGLHFFVMNTETGATLKIRLLNVSKKDLLKDLQKAVEFDQSALFKKVYEEEFGTYGGDPYSFLMGDYEFGRHPEDIELLEKISGVASSAHAPFISSAYAKLFDMEDFFTLAQPRDLTKIFESAELIKWRSFRSSEDARYVSLTLPKVLLRLPYGPETVVAEGFDFVEDVDGSDARKYLWGNPAYVLGQRITNAFSQYGWLAAIRGVEGGGLVEGLPAHTFKTPAGDIKLTCPTQVSITDRREKELNDLGFMAILHCKGSDKAAFFGGQTTGQPLKYNTDSANANARISTMLPYVLNASRFAHYIKVIMRDKVGSFATKDGISDYLNNWISNYVLVDDAAPQTMKASYPLRESRIDVMDIPGKPGSYRSIVFLRPHFQLEELTASIRLVAELP, from the coding sequence TTGGAAAGCAATCAGAAAAAACTATCCAGAATTAGAAAACCTCGAGTGCACATTACTTATGATGTGGAAATAGGAGATGCAATCGTTCAACGTGAGCTGCCACTGATTGTCGGGGTGTTGTCTGATCTGTCTGGGTCCCCGAAAGAGGCGCTACCTCCTCTTAAAGAGAGAGCGTTTGTTGAAATAGACCGCGATAACTTTAACGATGTGATGGCTGGGAGTGGTGTTCGACTCGCTTATAAAGTTGATAATTTAGTCAATGATGAAGGTGAAAAGCTCAATCTAGAACTCTTTTTTAATCGAATTGAAGATTTTGAGCCCATTAACTTAGTAAAACAAATTGTGCCAACCAATGCGATTTATGAATCCAGAAACCGTATTCGTGATATGACCGCAAAGTTGGATGGCAATGACCCTCTCGATGCGATTCTGACAGAAATTCTCGCAGATGAAGAGAAGCAAACGGAACTGACGGATTTGTTTGCTGAGGGGACGGATTGGCGAGCTGTCACGCCGACGGATACCGTCAGTAGAATGCTCGCGGAAGGTCGAATGGCTTTGGATGAAGGTCAAATTCCCTATTCATTAGAATTAATTGGTGAATTTGCTCAGTCGATTTTAAAAAATCGTGCAACGCTGACCGGACGTTTTGCCAGTGACCTCATGACGGACAAAATCGCGCAGATTGACAGCAATCTAACCAACCAAATCAACCAAGTGATGCATGCCCCAGAGTTTCAAGCCTTAGAAGCGACATGGCGTGGTTTGCACTTCTTTGTCATGAATACAGAAACGGGCGCGACACTTAAAATTCGCTTACTGAATGTATCGAAAAAAGATCTGCTTAAAGATTTGCAAAAAGCCGTTGAGTTTGACCAAAGTGCTTTATTCAAGAAAGTTTATGAAGAAGAGTTTGGTACCTACGGGGGCGACCCGTACTCATTCTTAATGGGGGATTATGAATTTGGTCGCCACCCGGAAGATATTGAACTCCTTGAAAAAATTTCGGGTGTCGCCTCTTCGGCCCATGCGCCGTTTATATCTTCAGCCTACGCTAAATTGTTCGATATGGAAGATTTCTTTACGCTTGCACAGCCCAGAGATCTGACCAAAATCTTCGAGAGCGCTGAGTTAATCAAATGGCGGAGCTTTCGCAGTAGCGAAGATGCACGTTATGTGTCACTGACTTTGCCTAAAGTCTTACTACGCCTACCTTATGGCCCCGAAACGGTTGTAGCAGAGGGCTTTGATTTTGTAGAAGATGTTGATGGTTCCGATGCACGTAAATATTTGTGGGGTAATCCCGCGTATGTGCTCGGCCAGAGAATCACCAATGCTTTTTCTCAATACGGTTGGCTGGCCGCTATTCGTGGTGTTGAAGGTGGCGGATTAGTCGAAGGATTACCCGCGCATACGTTTAAAACGCCAGCAGGTGACATCAAACTGACTTGCCCCACTCAAGTTTCCATCACCGATCGTCGTGAAAAAGAGCTCAATGATCTCGGCTTTATGGCCATTTTGCATTGCAAAGGTAGTGATAAAGCCGCTTTCTTTGGTGGGCAGACCACCGGGCAGCCCCTCAAATACAACACCGATTCAGCCAATGCCAACGCACGTATTTCTACCATGCTTCCCTATGTACTAAACGCGTCCCGCTTTGCCCACTACATCAAAGTGATTATGCGTGACAAAGTGGGGAGTTTTGCAACTAAAGATGGTATCTCCGATTACCTCAATAATTGGATTAGCAATTATGTGTTGGTCGATGATGCCGCCCCGCAAACCATGAAAGCCAGCTATCCCTTGAGAGAATCCCGTATTGATGTGATGGATATTCCGGGCAAACCGGGCAGTTATCGCTCCATTGTGTTTTTGCGCCCGCATTTTCAGTTGGAAGAGTTGACGGCCTCGATTCGTCTGGTGGCAGAGCTGCCTTAA
- a CDS encoding type VI secretion system tube protein Hcp has translation MDLILLQFGADGIAAGDLNPEGTAIGTMIDGGAGPNWSAMTANAGGALFDGKKCIELVSVSQGIQQQVTTDVSNNARTSGRPVITDFTCVKYTDVTSPKMFDYCLRAKLLDDPKKDPPTMIWVLRNSGDQLNIIMRFELRAALISETHFQSHPNDMPTEQFKLNFTEIGWYHQVQGAAMTNAGTTGAAWSIGNNRPIAQITKGSSYS, from the coding sequence ATGGACTTAATATTATTGCAATTCGGAGCTGATGGTATTGCAGCAGGTGATTTGAACCCGGAAGGTACGGCGATTGGCACCATGATTGACGGTGGAGCAGGGCCAAATTGGTCAGCAATGACGGCGAATGCCGGTGGTGCGTTGTTTGATGGAAAAAAATGCATTGAACTGGTTTCTGTGAGCCAAGGGATACAACAGCAAGTTACCACCGATGTGAGTAATAATGCACGTACATCAGGGCGACCTGTGATTACTGACTTTACCTGCGTGAAATACACGGATGTCACCTCACCTAAAATGTTCGACTACTGTTTGCGGGCCAAATTGCTCGATGATCCTAAAAAAGATCCGCCAACCATGATTTGGGTACTGCGGAACTCTGGGGATCAGCTGAATATCATCATGCGCTTTGAATTGCGTGCAGCTTTGATCTCCGAGACCCATTTTCAATCCCACCCCAATGATATGCCGACAGAGCAATTTAAATTGAATTTTACTGAAATCGGTTGGTATCACCAGGTTCAGGGAGCTGCAATGACCAATGCCGGGACCACAGGTGCTGCATGGAGTATTGGTAATAACCGGCCGATTGCACAAATCACAAAAGGCAGCTCATATTCATGA